A genomic window from Alkalihalobacillus sp. AL-G includes:
- the flgB gene encoding flagellar basal body rod protein FlgB, which produces MLTSNIYRQLEQALNYSAVKHKTVAQNIANVDTPNYKSKSVEFRTQFDHSLQAHKTDPKHIPFTTEASANRSYTIRTNNDTSFLHNGNNVDVDKEMSSLAENQLYYQALIQRMNGKMNSIKMVVKGGR; this is translated from the coding sequence GTGCTAACCTCTAACATTTATCGACAATTAGAACAGGCATTAAACTACAGCGCAGTGAAACACAAAACCGTTGCACAAAATATAGCAAACGTTGATACACCCAATTATAAATCGAAATCAGTAGAATTCCGCACACAGTTTGACCATTCCTTGCAGGCGCATAAGACAGATCCAAAGCATATACCATTTACAACGGAAGCATCAGCAAATCGTTCGTATACCATTCGCACAAATAACGACACATCTTTTTTACACAATGGTAACAATGTAGATGTGGACAAGGAAATGAGTAGTCTAGCAGAAAACCAGCTATATTATCAGGCATTAATTCAAAGAATGAATGGGAAAATGAACTCGATAAAAATGGTCGTAAAAGGGGGGAGATAG
- a CDS encoding MotE family protein: protein MEKKSNKALWFLLVIVIPFLFAASLSVIGFSLMGVNVLDKAKGYMDTIPVVSSWVEEDQPAARSNEEMIRSMEKQITALQEKVEEAESALLEKDTKIKKQQNDIELLKNQLQEKTAENEQQDAALDKITEVYGAMAPKDAASIFENMKRGEAALIITNLEPDIQATVLAELDPKTAAELTKLLTN from the coding sequence GTGGAGAAAAAATCAAATAAAGCTTTATGGTTCTTATTAGTTATTGTTATCCCGTTCTTGTTTGCTGCATCGCTTTCTGTCATCGGTTTTTCGTTAATGGGTGTAAATGTACTCGATAAAGCGAAGGGGTATATGGATACAATCCCTGTCGTTTCCTCTTGGGTAGAGGAAGACCAGCCAGCAGCCCGTTCGAATGAAGAAATGATTCGATCGATGGAAAAGCAGATAACAGCCTTACAAGAAAAAGTAGAGGAAGCAGAGTCTGCACTATTAGAGAAAGATACAAAAATTAAAAAGCAACAAAATGACATTGAACTACTTAAGAATCAGTTACAAGAAAAAACAGCCGAGAATGAGCAGCAGGATGCAGCCCTCGATAAAATTACAGAAGTATACGGTGCTATGGCTCCGAAAGATGCAGCATCAATCTTTGAAAATATGAAACGGGGAGAAGCAGCACTCATCATAACGAATCTGGAACCCGATATTCAAGCGACTGTTCTCGCGGAATTGGATCCGAAAACAGCAGCTGAACTGACAAAACTGCTCACTAACTGA
- the flgC gene encoding flagellar basal body rod protein FlgC, producing the protein MGLFNAIHISGSALTTQRLRMDVAASNIANADTTRARIVDGEWQPYQRKMVVLEPKGNGFSSVLQKASQAEGLQGVKATRIVDDEQPFKLVYQPGHPDADDQGYVRLPNVDPLKEMVDLVSSTRSYEANVTVMNAAKGMYMKALEIGR; encoded by the coding sequence ATGGGCTTATTTAATGCAATACATATTTCTGGTTCAGCACTGACTACACAACGCTTACGGATGGACGTAGCTGCGTCGAACATAGCAAATGCAGACACTACACGAGCGCGAATAGTAGACGGTGAATGGCAGCCCTATCAACGTAAAATGGTAGTTTTAGAGCCGAAGGGAAATGGGTTTAGTTCCGTTCTTCAAAAGGCATCACAAGCTGAAGGTTTGCAAGGGGTGAAAGCTACCCGGATTGTTGACGATGAGCAGCCATTTAAGCTTGTATATCAGCCAGGGCACCCTGACGCGGATGACCAAGGATATGTACGCTTGCCAAATGTGGACCCATTAAAAGAAATGGTCGATCTCGTCAGTTCAACTAGGTCCTATGAAGCGAATGTTACTGTAATGAATGCGGCTAAAGGCATGTATATGAAAGCATTAGAAATCGGGAGATAG
- the flgD gene encoding flagellar hook assembly protein FlgD produces the protein MDTKIDQSLFLPDSKPVKQTGNTSLGKDDFLKLLIAQLSNQDPLKPMEDKEFIAQMASFSSLEQMYNMNETLTSWVAHQNNGQLLQYSELINKEVTYTHSVENDDGTTKETTETGTVTKIHFENGETTIELTDGTKVKPNEIITLSA, from the coding sequence ATGGATACAAAGATTGACCAAAGTTTGTTTTTACCAGATTCAAAGCCGGTTAAACAAACAGGAAATACAAGCCTTGGAAAAGATGACTTTTTAAAACTATTAATTGCTCAACTTTCAAATCAAGATCCGTTAAAGCCTATGGAAGATAAGGAATTCATTGCACAAATGGCCTCATTTTCCTCGCTTGAGCAAATGTACAATATGAATGAAACATTGACAAGCTGGGTTGCACATCAAAATAACGGACAACTCCTTCAATATAGTGAGCTGATCAATAAAGAAGTTACTTACACTCACTCGGTAGAAAATGACGATGGTACGACGAAGGAAACTACAGAGACTGGTACTGTAACGAAGATCCATTTTGAAAATGGCGAGACAACAATTGAACTGACAGACGGAACTAAGGTAAAGCCAAACGAAATAATTACGCTTTCTGCATAA
- a CDS encoding flagellar hook-length control protein FliK, with amino-acid sequence MNAIALMMNSNPMSQTTGLQKVQAPDGKFQSLIASVISNTASENVTDLPNRDGLIEMLQQFLMDFNEQTEDDLSLEQLVKQLQKMLSEMDSPLSNDVNGAIMMFPLSPFQPLGHEKSLSRVHLLPGQNQSLSGASQQFEQIGNQKEQLLQDFLRSLIKDVKTKGSLQLNSVDLNNLFKDMETKLAQTKVASEPIKQGTETNGARLTASPKSSSTVPLFIKTTVESSANGNGPVTQSIKLPKQESKVVSNMITSTNTMMTKVEQFVLHAPQEQSSTSSFIQDLTKIMNRGRMMTLPNGQTQLTIKLYPEHLGSLDVQIIQRNGEIAAKILATTANAKDLIESNLHQLRNALVGQNISVDKIEVAHHTPEWLNDKQNKENHQSDPQQQDQSQQQNQDDHADESFENWLKEMELEEV; translated from the coding sequence ATGAATGCAATCGCACTGATGATGAATTCCAATCCGATGAGCCAAACGACTGGATTACAGAAAGTACAAGCTCCTGATGGGAAATTTCAATCTTTGATTGCCAGCGTGATCTCAAATACTGCTTCTGAGAATGTAACAGATCTTCCAAATCGGGATGGACTTATTGAGATGCTTCAGCAATTCCTAATGGATTTCAATGAACAAACTGAAGATGATTTAAGCCTTGAACAATTGGTCAAGCAACTGCAAAAGATGTTATCCGAAATGGATAGTCCACTTAGCAACGATGTAAATGGAGCAATCATGATGTTTCCGTTAAGTCCATTTCAACCACTTGGACATGAAAAGTCTTTATCTCGTGTTCATCTACTGCCTGGACAAAACCAATCATTATCAGGGGCTTCTCAGCAATTTGAGCAAATTGGAAACCAAAAGGAACAGCTTCTTCAGGATTTCCTCCGTTCTCTCATAAAGGATGTGAAAACAAAAGGATCACTGCAGCTGAACTCAGTAGATTTAAACAACTTGTTCAAGGATATGGAAACGAAGTTAGCTCAAACGAAAGTCGCCTCTGAACCTATTAAACAGGGAACAGAAACGAACGGAGCCCGACTGACAGCTAGTCCGAAATCAAGCAGTACCGTACCTTTATTCATTAAAACAACGGTAGAATCTTCTGCCAATGGAAATGGACCTGTTACTCAGTCAATCAAGCTTCCTAAACAGGAGTCCAAAGTTGTTTCGAATATGATCACGTCAACAAACACGATGATGACCAAGGTCGAGCAATTTGTCTTACATGCACCTCAAGAACAGTCATCGACAAGCTCGTTTATACAGGATTTGACGAAAATCATGAACCGGGGAAGGATGATGACACTTCCAAATGGTCAAACACAGCTAACTATTAAACTATACCCGGAACATCTCGGATCGCTTGATGTACAGATCATACAACGGAACGGGGAAATCGCTGCGAAAATCCTTGCTACAACAGCGAATGCAAAGGACTTGATCGAATCGAACCTTCACCAGCTACGCAATGCACTAGTTGGACAGAACATTTCAGTCGATAAGATCGAGGTGGCACATCATACTCCTGAATGGCTGAACGACAAACAGAACAAGGAAAACCATCAATCAGATCCACAACAGCAGGATCAAAGCCAACAACAGAATCAAGACGATCACGCTGATGAGTCATTTGAAAATTGGTTGAAGGAAATGGAACTTGAGGAGGTATGA
- the fliG gene encoding flagellar motor switch protein FliG: protein MARGIRELSGREKAAVLLISLGPDVAAQIYKHLSEEEMERLTLEISNVRRVESSVKEEIIEQFHQIALAQEYITQGGIGYAKTVLEKALGSNDAMTIINRLTSTLQVRPFDFARKADPGQILNFIQSEHPQTIALILSYLDSAQSAQILSELPQEVQADVAKRIALMDRTSPEVITEVEQILEQKLSTTVTQDFTHAGGIEAVVEVLNGVDRSTERTILDSLEVQDPELAEEIKKRMFVFEDIVTLDNRSIQRVIREIPNEDLLLALKAASEEVKEIVYQNMSKRMVENFKEEMEYMGPVRLRDVEEAQSRIVSIIRRLEEAGEVVIARGGGDDIIV, encoded by the coding sequence GTGGCCAGAGGTATTCGTGAATTATCCGGTCGAGAAAAAGCAGCGGTTTTATTGATCTCGTTAGGTCCGGATGTTGCAGCACAAATCTATAAGCATTTAAGTGAAGAGGAAATGGAGAGGCTAACGTTGGAAATTTCCAACGTCCGACGAGTGGAATCCAGTGTAAAAGAAGAAATTATCGAACAGTTCCACCAAATTGCACTTGCACAGGAGTATATTACACAGGGCGGGATCGGGTATGCGAAGACCGTTCTGGAGAAGGCACTCGGTTCTAATGATGCGATGACGATCATCAACCGCTTAACCTCAACGCTGCAGGTCAGGCCGTTTGATTTTGCCAGAAAAGCAGATCCCGGCCAAATCTTGAACTTTATACAAAGCGAACATCCTCAAACGATTGCACTCATACTTTCTTACCTTGATTCAGCGCAATCTGCACAAATTTTATCTGAACTCCCCCAGGAGGTTCAAGCAGATGTTGCCAAAAGGATTGCGTTGATGGATCGTACGTCACCTGAGGTAATTACTGAAGTTGAACAAATTCTGGAGCAGAAGCTATCGACGACTGTTACCCAGGACTTTACACATGCTGGTGGAATTGAAGCAGTTGTAGAAGTGTTGAACGGTGTGGATCGCAGTACTGAGCGAACAATCCTTGATTCGCTTGAGGTTCAGGATCCAGAACTCGCTGAAGAAATTAAAAAGCGTATGTTTGTATTTGAGGATATCGTCACCCTTGATAACCGATCAATCCAGCGAGTTATCCGTGAAATTCCTAATGAAGATCTGCTTCTGGCATTGAAGGCAGCTAGTGAAGAGGTAAAAGAAATCGTTTACCAAAATATGTCGAAACGTATGGTCGAGAATTTTAAAGAGGAAATGGAATATATGGGACCTGTACGATTGCGTGACGTGGAAGAGGCGCAAAGCCGTATCGTTTCAATTATCCGACGTTTAGAGGAAGCTGGAGAAGTCGTCATTGCCAGAGGTGGAGGAGACGATATCATTGTCTAA
- the flgG gene encoding flagellar basal body rod protein FlgG: MLRSMYSGISGMKNFQTKLDVIGNNIANVNTYGFKKGRTTFQDLVSQQIAGASAPANGRGGINPKQVGLGSQLASIDTIHTQGSLQTTARPLDLAISGDGFFVVSDGTNDFYTRAGNFYLDQDGTLVNSAGLKVMGTDSDGNGAPDEIVIPTDAQSFSIGADGSVSYVDNAGTLQTAGMIQLAKFANNGGLQKAGSNLYEETTNSGIAVLTTAGQAGAGEVVAGALEMSNVDLSAAFTEMIVAQRGFQANTRIITTSDEILQELVNLKR, translated from the coding sequence ATGTTACGTTCGATGTACTCAGGAATTAGCGGAATGAAAAACTTCCAAACGAAGCTCGATGTAATCGGAAACAATATTGCCAACGTAAATACGTACGGATTCAAAAAGGGAAGAACGACTTTCCAGGACCTTGTTTCTCAACAAATCGCGGGCGCTAGCGCTCCAGCAAATGGTAGAGGAGGAATCAACCCAAAACAGGTTGGCTTAGGCTCCCAGCTTGCATCAATTGATACCATACACACACAAGGAAGTCTGCAAACAACAGCTCGTCCCCTTGATCTAGCGATTTCTGGAGATGGATTCTTCGTTGTCAGCGATGGAACCAATGACTTCTACACCAGAGCTGGAAACTTTTACTTAGACCAGGATGGGACACTTGTAAACTCAGCTGGACTAAAAGTAATGGGGACTGATAGTGATGGGAATGGTGCTCCGGATGAAATAGTGATTCCAACGGACGCACAGAGCTTTAGTATAGGGGCAGATGGATCGGTTAGTTATGTTGATAATGCTGGTACACTACAAACAGCAGGAATGATCCAACTTGCTAAATTTGCAAATAACGGTGGGTTACAAAAGGCAGGAAGCAATCTTTATGAGGAAACGACAAACTCTGGTATTGCTGTGTTAACAACTGCAGGTCAAGCTGGTGCAGGTGAAGTTGTAGCAGGTGCTCTAGAGATGTCTAATGTGGACCTTTCTGCAGCATTTACTGAAATGATTGTTGCACAGCGTGGCTTCCAGGCAAATACAAGAATCATTACGACCTCAGATGAAATCCTCCAGGAGCTCGTCAATCTAAAGAGATAA
- the fliF gene encoding flagellar basal-body MS-ring/collar protein FliF — protein MNEKITSYKNQLLQYWKDRSNKQRTWIIGSFIGFFAFITVLTIIVTNQNYVPLYSGLSPEETGQIKSSLESKGINYEIVNNGTAINVPKDQVNSLKVDLATEGLPKSGSIDYTYFAENNGFGMTDKEFGVVERAAMQTAVSGLINSIEGINNSEVMITLPKENVWVTDTEQTASASVVLDLQPGYNLKQEQVKALYHLVSKSVPSLPIDNIVIMDQYFNYFDLNNSNESSSTLSAYEQQRAIQQDIEKDLRRDIQKMLGTIMGPEKVVVSVTTDIDFTKVKSQLDLVEPVDPESMEGIQVSVERIRETYTGTDAPPGGVAGTGETDIPTYQGQDGQSGDYERIEERINNEVNRIHKEIVEAPYDIRDIGIQVMVEPPDPQEPNSLPAERLDDIEQVLNSVVRTTISKDETEPLTEEEINQKIVVSAQPFNGKIEMSEPKQSIPMWVYVAGGALLILILVLLFLLFNKRKARNEEVQETVDYDMPDIPDLQSQQHSEESTRKHQLERMAKDQPEEFAKLLRSWLSED, from the coding sequence ATGAACGAAAAGATCACGTCTTACAAGAATCAGTTATTGCAGTATTGGAAGGACCGATCGAACAAACAAAGAACGTGGATCATTGGCTCTTTTATCGGTTTTTTCGCATTTATCACTGTTCTAACGATCATCGTTACAAATCAGAATTATGTTCCTTTATATTCCGGGCTTTCCCCGGAGGAGACAGGGCAAATCAAGAGTAGTCTTGAATCGAAGGGTATCAATTACGAAATTGTAAACAATGGAACAGCCATCAATGTTCCAAAAGATCAAGTCAATTCCTTAAAAGTGGATCTCGCAACCGAAGGACTACCGAAGAGCGGTTCTATTGATTACACATATTTTGCTGAGAACAATGGATTTGGCATGACAGATAAAGAATTCGGTGTAGTTGAAAGAGCAGCAATGCAAACAGCGGTCTCTGGTCTTATCAACAGTATCGAAGGAATAAACAACTCAGAAGTAATGATTACTTTACCAAAAGAAAACGTATGGGTTACAGATACGGAGCAAACGGCTTCAGCTTCAGTCGTATTGGATTTACAACCTGGATACAACTTGAAGCAGGAACAGGTGAAGGCATTGTATCACCTTGTCTCCAAGAGTGTTCCTTCCCTGCCTATTGATAATATCGTCATCATGGACCAATATTTTAATTATTTCGATTTAAATAATTCAAATGAATCTTCTTCAACTTTATCAGCCTACGAACAACAACGGGCGATTCAGCAAGATATAGAAAAGGATCTACGACGGGACATTCAGAAAATGCTAGGTACGATCATGGGTCCGGAAAAAGTAGTCGTATCGGTTACGACAGATATCGATTTTACAAAAGTAAAAAGTCAATTAGACTTGGTTGAACCAGTTGATCCGGAAAGCATGGAAGGGATCCAAGTGAGTGTAGAACGAATCCGGGAAACCTACACTGGAACCGATGCGCCACCGGGTGGAGTTGCAGGGACAGGTGAAACGGATATTCCAACCTATCAGGGACAAGATGGGCAATCAGGAGATTATGAACGAATAGAAGAACGGATCAATAACGAAGTGAATCGCATTCATAAGGAAATTGTTGAAGCTCCTTATGATATTCGGGATATAGGTATCCAGGTAATGGTTGAGCCACCCGATCCGCAAGAGCCGAATTCGCTCCCTGCAGAAAGACTTGATGACATAGAACAGGTGTTAAACAGTGTAGTCCGGACTACAATTTCAAAAGACGAAACAGAACCATTAACAGAAGAAGAGATCAATCAGAAGATCGTGGTCTCAGCTCAACCATTTAATGGGAAAATTGAAATGTCCGAACCGAAGCAATCGATACCGATGTGGGTATATGTTGCAGGTGGCGCTTTACTCATTCTTATTCTTGTTTTATTGTTCTTACTTTTTAATAAAAGAAAAGCACGGAATGAAGAGGTTCAAGAGACTGTTGATTATGATATGCCAGACATACCGGATCTACAATCGCAACAGCACTCTGAAGAATCTACCCGTAAACATCAGCTAGAGCGAATGGCTAAGGACCAGCCGGAAGAGTTTGCAAAATTACTAAGGTCCTGGTTGTCAGAGGATTAG
- the fliE gene encoding flagellar hook-basal body complex protein FliE: MEPVQNSTILSLPKTASPNQARDELTSSFKDMLSQVNEAQLNSDAATKRLINGKAENLHNVMIAAEKASIMLHTAVEVRNKAIEAYKEVMRMQV; the protein is encoded by the coding sequence ATGGAACCTGTACAAAACAGTACAATCTTGTCCCTGCCCAAAACGGCAAGTCCGAATCAGGCACGTGATGAACTGACAAGTTCATTTAAAGACATGCTTAGCCAAGTAAACGAAGCTCAATTGAATTCTGATGCAGCAACAAAACGATTAATCAACGGCAAAGCAGAAAATTTACATAATGTAATGATTGCGGCTGAAAAAGCCAGCATCATGTTACATACAGCAGTTGAGGTAAGGAACAAAGCAATCGAAGCTTACAAAGAAGTTATGAGAATGCAAGTGTAA
- a CDS encoding flagellar FlbD family protein, protein MIELTKLNGQTFTLNAIYIEQVQAFPDTTITLTNGRKFVVKEQEQEVRKAVNAFYESISILGSPLHKEEER, encoded by the coding sequence ATGATTGAACTTACAAAATTGAACGGCCAAACGTTCACACTGAATGCTATTTATATCGAGCAAGTACAAGCATTTCCGGATACGACAATTACATTAACGAATGGCAGAAAATTTGTAGTGAAAGAACAAGAACAAGAAGTAAGAAAAGCTGTAAACGCTTTTTACGAAAGTATCTCAATTTTAGGTTCACCATTACATAAGGAGGAGGAGCGATGA
- the fliH gene encoding flagellar assembly protein FliH, whose product MSKLIKQLPVSGESNSIQIGLQQLSTSIKRIDNDAETDHETTLVRAKEEAESIVGRAEQKAEQILAEANEKADDQYQKLAEKEQSILQQTNEAIEEGKQTGFKEGYNTGIAQAEKDYHDKLTEARTVLSKAKAHYCERLNEAEPDLVSLSLEISRKILGTSIQMDEIYQHYIKEALKQVKGEEDVKLFVAPEQYEDVLSIVKKQKNVFNVDIMVYPDESMSIEQCLIETKYGQIDASIDSQLKQLKEKLLELVGEEDEHSTVVERTR is encoded by the coding sequence TTGTCTAAGCTGATTAAGCAACTTCCAGTTTCAGGCGAATCAAATTCAATCCAAATCGGTCTACAACAGTTATCAACATCGATAAAGCGGATCGACAATGATGCAGAAACCGATCATGAGACGACGCTCGTTCGTGCAAAAGAGGAAGCAGAAAGCATTGTTGGCCGAGCGGAACAAAAGGCTGAACAAATTCTAGCAGAAGCGAATGAAAAAGCTGATGATCAATACCAGAAACTTGCAGAAAAAGAACAATCTATACTTCAACAGACGAATGAGGCAATAGAGGAAGGCAAGCAGACAGGGTTTAAGGAAGGCTACAATACAGGGATTGCCCAAGCTGAAAAGGATTATCATGACAAGCTCACAGAAGCCAGAACCGTACTCTCAAAAGCGAAGGCGCATTACTGTGAGAGGTTGAATGAAGCAGAACCTGACCTTGTATCGTTAAGCCTGGAAATTTCGAGAAAAATCCTCGGTACGTCTATACAGATGGATGAAATCTATCAGCACTATATAAAAGAAGCACTTAAACAAGTTAAAGGTGAAGAGGATGTCAAGCTTTTTGTTGCTCCTGAACAATATGAGGATGTTCTCTCAATCGTAAAAAAACAGAAAAATGTTTTTAATGTGGACATCATGGTTTATCCAGATGAATCGATGTCGATAGAACAATGCCTGATCGAAACGAAGTATGGACAGATCGATGCTTCGATCGACAGTCAATTAAAGCAACTTAAAGAAAAACTTCTGGAGCTGGTAGGTGAAGAGGATGAACATAGCACCGTTGTTGAGCGCACTAGATAA
- the fliI gene encoding flagellar protein export ATPase FliI: protein MNIAPLLSALDKMDAYRRFGKVNRVVGLMIESKGPKTSIGDVCYIHTGDTLQHRIPAEVVGFRDEHVLLMPFTSIQEISPGSLVEASGKPLQVKAGNALIGKVLDGVGQPLDGEELPLGLQARLTESKPPNPMQRPRITDKISCGVRAIDSFLTVGKGQRIGIFAGSGVGKSTLLGMLARQSSADINIIALIGERGREVREFIEHDLGEEGLKKSIVVAATSDQPALLRIKGALTATTLAEYFRDKGKNVMLMMDSVTRVAMAQREIGLAVGEPPATKGYTPSVFALLPKLLERSGTNEAGSITAFYTVLVDGDDMNEPIADTVRGILDGHFVLDRSLANKGHFPSINVLKSVSRIMTNIVDSDHLKNASRGRELLATYAESEDLISIGAYKRGTSKKVDEAIAFQPKLMNFLKQSTNDPVDFAHSREQLLKLLEKGEQNV, encoded by the coding sequence ATGAACATAGCACCGTTGTTGAGCGCACTAGATAAGATGGATGCCTATCGTCGATTCGGTAAAGTGAACCGTGTTGTCGGTTTGATGATCGAATCGAAAGGTCCAAAAACGTCAATTGGCGATGTGTGCTACATCCATACAGGTGATACGCTTCAACACCGAATACCTGCAGAGGTTGTAGGATTTCGGGATGAACATGTGCTGTTGATGCCATTTACTTCAATCCAAGAAATTTCACCAGGTAGTCTGGTAGAAGCATCCGGGAAGCCGTTACAAGTAAAAGCTGGGAATGCGTTAATCGGAAAGGTATTGGATGGAGTCGGTCAACCATTAGATGGTGAGGAATTACCATTAGGCTTGCAGGCGCGGCTGACGGAGTCCAAACCGCCGAATCCAATGCAACGACCAAGAATTACAGACAAGATCAGTTGTGGTGTACGTGCAATCGATAGCTTCCTCACTGTTGGGAAAGGTCAACGTATAGGGATATTTGCAGGAAGCGGTGTAGGTAAGAGTACACTGTTGGGAATGCTTGCGAGACAATCCAGTGCTGACATTAACATTATCGCATTAATTGGTGAGCGTGGCCGTGAAGTCAGAGAGTTCATCGAACATGATCTTGGCGAGGAAGGGCTGAAGAAATCAATTGTGGTTGCAGCAACCTCAGATCAGCCCGCGTTACTAAGAATTAAAGGAGCTCTTACGGCAACGACACTAGCAGAGTATTTCAGGGATAAAGGTAAAAATGTGATGCTTATGATGGATTCCGTGACCCGTGTAGCTATGGCACAACGGGAAATCGGATTAGCTGTCGGGGAACCCCCTGCGACAAAAGGCTATACACCTTCCGTATTTGCTTTACTACCAAAACTTCTTGAACGTTCCGGTACGAATGAAGCAGGCAGCATCACAGCTTTTTATACAGTGCTCGTAGATGGTGACGATATGAACGAGCCGATTGCAGATACAGTTAGAGGGATTCTGGATGGACATTTCGTCTTAGACCGTTCACTTGCGAATAAAGGTCATTTTCCATCAATTAATGTTTTGAAAAGTGTAAGTAGAATCATGACGAATATCGTAGATTCGGATCACCTGAAGAATGCATCCCGGGGGAGAGAGCTTCTTGCTACATATGCAGAGTCTGAGGATTTGATTTCAATAGGCGCTTACAAACGAGGTACATCAAAAAAGGTTGACGAGGCAATTGCTTTTCAACCTAAGCTCATGAATTTTCTAAAACAATCAACGAATGATCCCGTTGACTTTGCACATTCAAGGGAGCAACTACTTAAGCTTCTGGAAAAAGGAGAGCAAAACGTATGA
- the fliJ gene encoding flagellar export protein FliJ, protein MTFQFRMDQVLDYKHNQKEMVQKEFAEHQEKFEEIGMALYELLKKKETIQLQQSERIVGGEQVRTIQHYGFYIDTMEKEAHSLQHRLHIARDNMEDAKGRLLEKTIDVKKYEKLKEKQHERYREDLKQQEARYMDELVVIRHTNHEIR, encoded by the coding sequence ATGACTTTTCAATTTCGAATGGACCAAGTTCTTGATTACAAGCATAACCAAAAAGAGATGGTACAAAAAGAGTTTGCTGAACACCAGGAGAAGTTTGAAGAGATTGGGATGGCACTTTATGAACTGCTGAAGAAAAAAGAAACGATTCAACTACAACAGTCCGAGCGAATAGTTGGCGGAGAGCAGGTTCGAACTATTCAGCATTACGGATTTTACATCGACACCATGGAAAAGGAAGCCCATTCTCTACAACACCGTTTGCATATTGCACGCGATAATATGGAGGACGCGAAGGGACGGCTTCTTGAAAAAACGATCGATGTGAAAAAATACGAAAAGCTCAAAGAGAAGCAACATGAACGATACCGGGAAGATTTAAAACAACAAGAAGCCCGCTACATGGATGAGCTTGTTGTAATCAGACATACCAATCATGAAATTAGGTGA
- a CDS encoding TIGR02530 family flagellar biosynthesis protein, with protein MQRIYQPPITSTIPPSSRSNERIARQTKDHFKNVLQDQLLELKLSKHAQARLIERNIEINQTTWDRISNKVSEAKEKGIKDSLVLVDEAALVVNTQSKTVITAMNRNEAADHIFTNITGAILIN; from the coding sequence ATGCAACGCATATATCAGCCGCCCATCACGTCAACGATACCTCCGAGTTCGAGATCGAACGAACGCATTGCGAGACAGACGAAAGATCATTTTAAAAACGTGCTCCAAGATCAATTACTAGAGCTGAAACTATCAAAACATGCACAAGCTAGATTAATAGAGCGAAACATCGAAATCAACCAAACTACGTGGGATCGAATCAGTAATAAAGTAAGTGAAGCGAAGGAAAAAGGAATAAAAGATTCACTCGTACTCGTTGATGAAGCTGCACTCGTTGTGAACACGCAAAGTAAAACGGTCATTACTGCAATGAACCGAAATGAAGCCGCGGATCACATTTTCACTAACATCACGGGAGCAATTTTAATTAATTAG